From Micromonospora carbonacea:
GCCGCTGATGGCTGGCAACTGGAAGATGAACCTCAACCACCTCGAGGCCAACCTGCTGGTGCAGAAGCTGGCCGCGAGCCTCACCGCGCAGCAGCTCACCGACGTCGAGTGCGTCGTGCTGCCGCCCTTCACCGACCTGCGCACCGTGCAGACCGCGATCGAGGGCGACAAGCTGCTCATCGGCTACGGCGGGCAGGACCTGTCGCCGTACCCGTCGGGGGCGTACACCGGGGACATCTCCGGGGCGATGCTGGCGAAGCTCGGCTGCACCTACGTGGTGGTCGGCCACTCCGAGCGGCGGCAGTACCACCACGAGGACGACGCGCTGGTCAACGACAAGGTGACCGCCGCGCTGGCCCACGGGCTCACCCCGATCCTGTGCATCGGCGAGGGCCTGGAGGTGCGCGAGCAGCTGCGGCACGTGCCGCACTGCTGCGACCAGCTCGACGGCGCGCTGCGGGGGCTCACCCCGGAGCAGGTCACCAAGGTCGTCGTGGCGTACGAGCCGGTGTGGGCGATCGGGACGGGCAAGACCGCCACCCCGGAGGACGCCCAGGAGGTGTGCGGTGAGGTGCGCAAGCGCCTCGTCGAGACCTACGACCAGGCGACCGCCGACCAGGTGCGCATCCTCTACGGCGGGTCGGTGAAGTCCTCGAACGTGGCCTCGATCATGGCCCAGCCGGACGTGGACGGGGCCCTGGTGGGCGGCGCGAGCCTCGACGGCGAGGAATTCGCCAAGATCTGCCGGTTCCCGGAGCACATCAGCCGCTGAAGGCTCGCTATCCTTGACTCCGCCCGTCCACCGGCCGGTGCCGCAGTGCCCGACCTGTCCGGGCGAGGATCGCTACGAGAGGACTGACCCCAGCCATGCCGATCTGGTTCGCATACACGTTGATCGTGTTGCTGACGATCACGAGCATCATGCTCACCATGCTGATCCTGCTGCACCGCGGCAAGGGCGGCGGTATGTCGAGCATGTTCGGCGGCGGGGTCAGCTCCAGCCTTGCCGGCTCCTCCG
This genomic window contains:
- the tpiA gene encoding triose-phosphate isomerase — its product is MAAITRRPLMAGNWKMNLNHLEANLLVQKLAASLTAQQLTDVECVVLPPFTDLRTVQTAIEGDKLLIGYGGQDLSPYPSGAYTGDISGAMLAKLGCTYVVVGHSERRQYHHEDDALVNDKVTAALAHGLTPILCIGEGLEVREQLRHVPHCCDQLDGALRGLTPEQVTKVVVAYEPVWAIGTGKTATPEDAQEVCGEVRKRLVETYDQATADQVRILYGGSVKSSNVASIMAQPDVDGALVGGASLDGEEFAKICRFPEHISR
- the secG gene encoding preprotein translocase subunit SecG codes for the protein MPIWFAYTLIVLLTITSIMLTMLILLHRGKGGGMSSMFGGGVSSSLAGSSVAEKNLDRYTVLVGIVWFACIVGLGLWLRLQVGSGSGA